ggagctccatcccagcccctccccaccatcacagggaggaattccttccccaaatcccatccaaccctgccccctggcagtgggagccattccctgtgtcctgtccctccatcccctgtccAAAGTCTCTCTCTGTGTTTCCTCTTGtccccttcaggccctggaggAGCCACAGCTGGGTCCCCACAAGCTTGGGATGCTCTGTGGAGGCTTTAGGTGCTGGAACTTGGGGTTATCAACCTTTGGCTTCcagtgccccaggcagggcagggtttgAAGTCCCTGCCAGTGGATTTATTCCTCCTTCCGTGTGCACCAGCTTAGGAAAGAgccccagaatggtttggcttgggagggaccttaaagctgaTCTCGTTCCACCCCCTCCCATGGACCACAGATGAGGCTTTTGATGCTTTTTATGCTTTGCCTTCCCAATTTATTCTTggcttttttggcttttctacTGAAAAAGCTCAGCATTCAGGTATTGATAGAGATCAGAGACTTGTGAGAAGCTGTTCAGCCCCCAAACTCCAtctgcttgggttttttcttgtaCACTAAATAAAGGCAGAGATAAAAGTCTCTGCTTGGCACCCACTGGAAATTCAGCTCATAAGGGAGCAGAAATAGCAAAACAAAGGCTTTTAGGAGAATTACATCAGCAGCCTGAATGCTTCagagctcctcagagctgtgctggggaggtgcAGCTCCGAGCAGaggtgtcacagccccagaagCTTTTCATTCCTGATGTCTCAatcagccctgctcaggtgtTAAGATCCCACCCCAcctgtggagccaggctgggctgtggagagagcctgggaatggctgggagctgccagatTCCCACTCTGGCACgtgtttctgtgctgggaagCTCACACCAGGGCTTGTGTGAGTCAAGGTGCTCTTACATAAGCTGTGGAGAGAAAAATTTGGTGCTGAAGTGGGCAGTACCTGCCCACGTGTAGGAGGGATTTAATTTGAGAACTGGGACTTTATCGAAAGATGTAAATTGAAAATTTCTTGGCTTGGAAGAGTTTTAAGGGGATGGGGACCAGGATTTTCATTCCAGTTccatctgaaggaaaaaaccaaaactcaacAGACCCTCACAGCTGGGCAGCTTTGGTTTGTGTCACTCCTTGGGTTCTGTGTTCTCCATTCCAAATGGGGAGTTTGGGCTTTTCCCATGGCAGGAAACCTGGGCAGCAAGGGAAGaactggcacagctccctgaatAAAAGCTGATTGGCAAAGAGGAGGAGCAGTCAGGAGAAAACAAGGTCTGAACTTGACAAGCAACAGTAATTCTCCATCTTCAGAAGGGAGAGGACATCcagaggggctcagcctggagcaaaggaggctcagggggccctggtggctctgcacagctcctgccaggaggggacagccaggggacagcaggctctgctcccagggacagcaggacaagagggaacagcctcaagctgtgccaggggggtttgggttggatattgggaaaattccttcatggcAAGGGTTGtaaagccctggcacagctgccctgggcacgaCTGGagtctccagccctgcagggatttaaaatccatggggatgtggcacctggggacagggccagtGCTGGCCTTGGCAGCGCTGGGGAGCAGTTGGACTCGCTGACCTTtatgagtctgtgattctgtgaaaataataaacagagcagggagagattTCCCTTCCAAAAATGCAGCAAGAGTCAGATTCCCATGGAgcctgagctgcctgtgctgcgGGGGCTGCTCAGCACGTTGTGTAAGAGGGAAGGATCCTGGAGCAGAGCTTGGCCTCTTTCCCACTGTGTGTGCCACTGCACTGAGGCCTTTAGTCACAGGTCCCAGCTTGTGGAGCTGGGAATTGCAgatttccttccctccaggtgtgcccacctGCCCAGagggtgcccagcactgcctgtgccagctctggcccctAGCACCTCCTGGCTCACACCTGGTACCTGCTCTTTccctccaggctgcagagatGGATGGATTTCAGGCAGACactgaggaagatgaggaagatgatGACTGCATGATTGTGGATGTACAGCCAGGAAAAGGTGGGAAGGGAGATGGGTACCAAGGGAGCAGCACCTGTGTGAGCTGAACTTGGGCTTTTCTGCCCTTTTCACCACTCCTTGAGCTTTTCTCTCTATAGATATCTTATTCCAGCTACTCCtgctttttatcctttttttaaagacGTTTCTTTGCTATTTATGGCTTTCTCTAAGCTGCTCTTGGCTTttctgccctcctcctcccctttgGCCTCAGTGGCACAAAGGCCTGTGAGCTGCCAGGGTCACCTGCCTGTTCCTGGGGGCACAGGTGAGcactggggcagtgccagcacatcCACTGGCAAATTATGGCAAATACTGCTGCCCTCTGGGGCATCAGAGCCCTGCaggcctggcaggggctgggttATCACCCCTCTGGTGCCTCCTCAGAGGTGCAAGTTGTCTGAAGGAAGTCACAtcagggagcagcctggctgctgctctgctccacaaTCTGAGCACCTGCTTGTGTTTGTGTCCCAGTTATCCCTTGGAAAATGGCTTCAaagcccctgtgctgcagcccttcctTTCAGGCCACGCTGGCATGAGgatgtgcagcagctcctttcatCTCCAGGAGCTTTTGGACGCGATCACACAGATCAATGAGCTGACTCCAAGCACGTGCTGTGCTTTCCAAAGCTCTGGGCTCTTTCTTGCTGCTCACAATGGAGCTCTCCCAACCTGCTCTAAGGAAAGTGGTTTGTGTtgggcagctcctctggcagaTAAGGACTCGTGCACAGAAATTCTGGAGTGTTTGACCCATTGCAGGCATTATCTGggctctccttcctctctgagCTCCTCTCACCTCCCAAAACAGACATTGGGACTGCTTGACAAGGAGCCTGGCTTTAATCTTAAGCTGCTTTTGCTTATTACCAGGCTCTGAGATGAAAACCTCGCCTCAGGTTCGTCCCCTCTTGTTCTGAGGATGCCACTGAGCAGCTTCCCTCCCTCAGGCTCTGCTGACACACAAGCAGCTCTGTTTGTTTGGCTCTGCCTGACTCTAAAGCACTGAAAAGattatgaaaatcctttttatggttgaagtgatttttttattctggattGGTGATATTAAATACGAAGCCAGTATCAAAACCAGTTTTTAAATAGTGTTGAAAAGGAGACTCACAACAGATGCAGGAAGCTAAGACAGATAAAACATAAAGCAGTCAAATTTTACTGGATTAATGAggatatttataaaaacaaaccaaacacattCTCTCCTTTGCAGGTTCCACAGCTTCAGAATCCAGTGGCACAAGAGCTGCTCACCAGGACAGCAGCATGGTCAGCCCATCTAATACAATTTGAGACTTAAATGCTACTAACTCCTCTGTATGTATGTAGAATGAGCTAGAAAGTTTTAAACCTTGTGTATCTTTGACCAAGATACTTGAAAGTATTCCACATTTCTTGTAAAGAGAAGACAGCACTTTGTTCTGCTTCAGACCAGATGGAAGCTTAAATTTTTAGCTTTagctttttagttttttttttttaaatactgcatATTAATCTGTCCTTAATAAAGCATTATTGAAATTTTGATACTTCTTTGTAATGGAAGGTATCTAAGTTATCTCTGAAAGTAGCTGAGGGATTTTGGAATAAGCTTATTGTGATGCCACTGGGGAATGACTGTTCATAATGTTGTACAGCGTGGCCTTGGGTATAAATGATGTACAATTATATATGAATTTATGCTCTTGTACCATCCTGTTTGTGGTCTTACTTGCTccagagaacagcagcagggctttacctttggaagaggaaaaatgcattGTTTCTCTTATTTTGGGACAGGCTGGACAGGTCAGGGCTAGGTTCTCTGTCTCTTGTCTAcatcagagctgggctctgtcccacAGAAAAACTCTTGCTTGAGGTATTAAAGGAGCTGGCATCAAACTTGGTGACACACAGGACAAACTTGCTGGGGCTTTCAGCTTTATACGACTGGTGAGTTATCAATTAGTTCTTTAAAAGATTGTCTGGAATTTCAGGTTTGTTATctccccctgggcagcagcagtagcTGGTCCCTGCTGTCACTCTGTGCTCTCTGAAGGGACAAGGGGGTGATGCTGCCCCAGTAAcaccagtgccagccccagcacagactggTTTGGCATCTCAAACCTACAACAACAATGCAACTCAAGCAACTGGGATCAGAACTGAATCtttaaataattccatttaatCAGACTAAGTGTAACTTTATCCAAATAGCTTCTCTCCAGTAGGAGTTACAGTGCACACAGAAGCAGAACGGGAAGCTGAGCTCTAAacccagccccctccccaggctcagGCTGGTAATCCAGCCTTACCAGCCCCTAATCCCTGCTCCACCACTGCCTTGGGAACACCTCGGGCAGTCCCTGCTCCAGTTGGGTGTTGGAAGCCCCAGGGAGGAGCCCCTGGCGAGGCCACCTGTGagtctggagctgggaggggacagcagagcccagcccctgtgcagagctgaacCAAAGCCACCTCCAGCAGTCTCGGCAAAAGGAGGGACGAGtccaaagccagcagcactggaggctCTGCCCTTTATTtcaggacaggggctgggccctggccagcagctcgGGCCGCAGGGGGCTGCGCTGCtcctccgccgccgcctccaCGTCCGCCATGACCGCGGCgtcccaggccaggctcagcAGGGCCGAGGGCACCTGGGCAcgacagcagcactgagcacagccagggcagggtgtggggaGTCCTGCCagccatccagtgccacccctacctggggcagggacacctccccctgccccagcttgTGCAtcccggccttgggcactcccaCCGCTGCTCTGTTCCCCTGAGTGCAGAACACCCTGTGAGCAtccacagagctgggactgctcagACTGACAAGGACAAGGCTGGATTctgcaagcagctgcttttAGGGATGTTACTTTGGGCTTTCTGTTCACACCCTCCCTCACCAGCGCTGccttccctctttcccagcccctgacagctctgtgctccaggaggAGGACCCTGCACTTCCCTCCACACCTCCAAGCCCCCCGGCAGTTACTGCTTTGTTTGTGCTGAAAACGAGGGGACAGAGCACAGCTTGGGGCTCTGAAAGAACACAAACTtctcccccagctctgagcagcagaagtcTCTGACAGCCTCAAGATGCTCTGGAAGGTAccaacaataatttttttcactcacCAACCCACATTCATTGAAGGCCAAGTTCTCATCAGTCAGTTTGAGACCTCCAGGTCCCAGGAGCTCAAAGGGCAGCCAGTCATCTCTGAGTGCTTCTCTCACAAAGTTGTAGAGTGCAGATACTGATTCTCGGGCATAAAAAGTCCCTGCCATGAGAAAACAAGGTGAGAGAGTCTGGCATTTACCAAAATCTAACCTTTTGTGGTCGGTTCCGTGGGGCTTCACCTACTGATGCTGACTTGATCAACGACTTCCCTGCCACACAGCCAGCCTGATTTAGCTGAAAACTATAAAAGCAGAATCCCCAAAGAAAAATAGTCAATTGTTGGgagcccctgccagcctgtAACAAAGAGCTGGGGAAGCCTGAAATGATTTCCAGAGTTCTACAGGAAAATTTGAAGAGGATTTATGCTGTTGTACAGTCTGACATCACACGGGCAGCCTCACGCTGGCTGCTGTCACACACTGATCTAATGAGTCCAGCTTGTTTCCAGAGGCATGGGAAGAGCAGACTTTAATTAATGATGCCTTGAGATTCTTCCCTCTCTGTCCAATCCTGGCTTAAAATCCCAACCCTGAGCAGGGGGAGGGTTTGGAGATGGGAGGAGTTCATGGGGAAACGTTACCCCGCTgtggttttgggatggtttatcccaccagctgagctcagcacctcctcctTACACTCCAAGGACCCTCAGAAACTTCTGGAGGTGCCCGAAGGAAGGGTGAGGAGTCCCCCTTACCCTGGAGGATGTATCCATCGGGGAAGCGCACCCTCAGCAGCGTGTAGTTGTACTTCCTCATCTCCCTCTGCTCGTCCTTCTCGCGCATGGCTCTGGTCCTCAGCATCGACGCCTTCTCCACCGCCTCTGTCCTGCGGGCACAGACCCTTGTAGGCCCCGAGGAGAGCCACCAGCTGCTGGCttggctgctgtcccctggccctgctgctgctgctgcagcccctcaccgGAGCCGCTGCTCCCGGCgcagctcctctgcagtgaGGCTGAAGAAGTCGTGGGGCAGCTCGAAGCGCGCGGCCGCGGGCGAGGGGTGGAACACGGCCAGCTGCCGGTGCAGCTGCGCCCGCACGGGCTCCGAGCTCAacagctgctccttgtgctcCCTCAGATCCTCCAGCCtgctcagcacctcctcctTCAGCACGTAGAACTCCTCCGTGGTCTCTGCAACAGCAAGGATGGCGCGTGAGGCTCTTGGTCTTTAGGGCAGTGACACGGGGACAAGGATCTCTGGGGAAATGTCACACTGGGACAAGGAATGTGGAGGATCAGAGGGTGTTTTTGTTCCAGCCTTGGAGGAATGACCTCTGTGGAGCTGTCAGcaaccagagctgctcccagcatcccccaaactccccctgACTCCACATTAACACCACAAGTTCTTGCCTTGTCCTGGAACAGGCAGCGTTTTTGTCTCAAACCCAACAGCCTGGAAAAAtttgtgtgtcccttccaagcAACTTATCCTCTCCTGtaagaaaaagacagaatttaGATGGAGTTTGCTCCAAGCAAGGGCCTTCCAAGGCTCAGCAGCTATGGAGCCTGAGCTCACCTGAAACACCTTGTTCTGCAATTTGATTTTCCGGTATTTCTCCTCTTCTGGATGGAGATAGATGTTATCCAGGTACCTGCAGGAAGAGGAATGCACTGCTGGATCAAAGCAGAACACTCCAAggtcagagagaaaagagagacctcacagaggaaaaaagctgagaaacccaggaaaacaaaatacatcaaTGTTTTGGGGCCAAACCAAAcaaccagcagctcccaaacctCTTGGATTAGTGGGACCAACTCCTCCAGGATGCTGACATCAGGTCAACTGACAAATTAGGTGGTTCAAGAGttccattttcttccaaaaagaaGACTTTGCTAGAAGCAGAGCAAGAAAAGCCAGCAGGCAAGGGATGAGCTGCCCGTGGCCTCAGTGGCACTCACTTGGCCATGGTCTCCACGCACACCCGGACCTTCTCCCGGTCCTTGTTGAAGGTGTGGATCTCCATGATGGAAGCAGCCACCGGGTCCACGGAGAAATactgggggagagggagagaagctgctcagggaggagcTGACCGCAGCCCAGCTCAATTGTTCCCCATTTGCTGGGCTAGAGATGATTTAACAGGTAATGCGAAATTGTCCTGGGGAGATTTTACACGAAGGAGGTGGAGGGTTGGTGAGGTCACTGCTGGCACAAAAGGAGTTTgtaaagggaagggaagggaagggaaggagttTGAAGGGAAGCACTCACTGCCTGGATGGCTTCTCggagctgcttctccttctgGTCTTTCCTCACAACAGTACCAGTCAAGGGGCAGATGAAATAAACCCCTGAaacagagggagcagctgccccttcctcctcctgctcctgcaggagataAAACCAAACTGAGCAcggggaggttttgggggattatGTTTATAAATACCCTCAGGATAAGGAGAGCAGCCCCAAGGggtgctgagcagggaatggcagCATCTCCCTCACCTTTTCCTCCATGGAGAGCCCCTTCTCACTGGCAGCTGCCTCGGCCATCAGCTCTTTCCTCACTACAACACACAAACCCCGGCTGGAGTGGAGGCTCAGCACATTCCAGAGCCTTTCGGACAGCTCAGCGCTGCCCTGGGAAGCaaacacctgcccaggtgtggcgtcccagcccagggctgcgCATGACCCCATTTCCAGGACAGCTGCCCGAAAacaggcaggacagagagccGTCCCCGGGCgcttttccagccctggttCCCGCGGCCGCTCCTaccctggttcctgatggccTCCTGCGATGCGGACGGAGCCTTTCCTCCCTTGGGCTTCAGCTCCAGCCGggccagcgccgccgccgccgccctctGCGCCTCATCCGTCGGGGCCTGCCGGGGCTTCGGGGCCGCCTCGGCTTTCGGCTTCTCGCGGGGGGCCCTGGCACGGAGGACACGGCTCGGGGACCGCCCGTGCGCGCCCACCCGCCGCTGACAGCGCGGGGACGCGGCCCCGCGGGAAGCGGCGCTCGGGCCCGGCGCCGTCACCGCTCCCGGCCCCGTGTCCCCCTCGTGCCCCGGGCAGGTACCGGGCCCGGGGCGGGAGGTACCGGCCGCGGAGGGTGCACGGGGGTGGCGTTACCGGTGGTGGCGTTACCGGAGGGTCCCCCCAGCCCGTACCGGGACGGCTCCGAGAGCTTCTGCCCGGGCCCCGCCGTCTTGAACTTCAGGTCGGCCTTGATCTCCTGGAAGAACTTGCGCATGGCGGTGCCGGGCTGGGACCGGGCCGGGACGGGAGCGCCGGGACGGAAGGAGCACCGGGACAGGAGCAGCACCGGGACAGGAGCAGCACCGGGACAGGAGCAGCACCGGGACGGGAGCGGGGCTGCCGCGCCCCCCCCGCGCTTCCGGCCCGCCCGCGTCGTCACCGGAACGGGGCGGGACCGGCCCCGCTCGGGCGGCGGGGAtggggcggcggggggcgaGGGATGCCGGCACCGGCATCACCGGGGGCTGCGGCACCCGCGGAGCCGTGAGCGGGACCCACGGACCCCAGAGCGGGACCCACGGACCTCCACAGAGCCCCGGTTGCATCCCTGGACCCCGGCGGCGCCCACGGAGCCTCACGGAGCCCAGAGCgccccagacccccccagaccTGCACCCGCAGCCCCACGGAACAGCTTCGGTTCCCGGTGCCCCGGGAGCAGCCGCGGCGTGAGCAAAGCAAGCTGAAcggagccctgggcagctccgGAGCTGGGACACAGCCGGGGCTGCGGCGTCTAAAGCTCACGGACAAGGAGCCTCGTGTCTCCCGTCCCTGGGAGATCGGCCGAGGGCTCCAAACCTAAGGATGCGCACAGTGAACCTCCCCGCGTGCGCTGCGGTTTCACGGGGTTatttccacagcacagctcccgctcctcctcctccggcaCACGGGACACTCGCAGCCGAGAAAGGGGCTGCGACTCTCGGCACCGAACGGGGCTGTGCTGTGCGTACACCTGGGCAACAGCACCTGGCACGGCCCCTCCAGTGGCACCGAGAGCCAGGAACACCTCGATGAAGGCCGGACACACATCGGCATCGCCAGTGGGAATCACGGGCTGAGACACGGATCTGCCCTCCAGTGACACCGCCATGGcacaggacaggctgaggggaATGTACAGAGAGggccctgatcctgctggggTGTGGCAGAGGTGGGATACAGCACGGCTGGGATGTGGCACAGCCCGAAATATTGCACAGCTGGGACACGGCAAGGCCAGAATATGGCACAGTCAGGATGCAGCATGGATGGGACACGGCAAGGCCAGAATATGGCACAGACAGGATATGGCACAATCAGGATGAAGCATGGATGGGATATGGCAAGGCCAGAATATGGCACAGACTGGATTTGGCACAGTCAGGATGCAGCATGGATGGGATATGGCAAGGCCAGgatgtggcacagcagggacgtggcacagcctggcaggagcgAGGCCTCACTCACAGTGTGACAGGGAGCACTCCCAACACCCCAACACCACCTTCACGAATTCCCTGTAGCAGGATTTCCCCTCCTCACACacctccccccaaacccctgggaATGAGGAGTTTCTCCCCAGAATCAGggttgtggtttgggttttgcaGCCCGGTGTGGGCAGgcactgttttcctttccatgaCCTTGCAGAGACGCCAGTTTGGGTTAAAAGCAGGTTAAACCtcagtgcagctcccaggccagCTGCAGTGTTTGCTCCAGCTTAGCCGGGCTCAGCCCAAGTTTGGAACCCGGTGGGTCAGATTCCCCCATGTGGCCCTAGTGACTGTCCTGGTGGCCCTGTCCTGGGCCAGAGACATGGCCACCCATCTCCCTCTCCACCCCCTCCAGTCCAGAAGGAGTTTGGAGCCTTGGGATGGCCCCAGgctggggggctgagctgggggcaGTGGATGGGGCAGGATCGGCGTCTGTCCCACCCATAACCCTGACCCTGTCCCGACACCCTTGTCCCCCACAGCGCTGCCACCCTCCCACAGTTCCGATCCCCACAGCCCTGACACCCTCCCACAGTCCCCAGCCCCCCCATAGCCCCGTCCCCCCTCAGTTCCCAactccctgtccttgtccctatccctgtccccgGTCAGGTCCCAATTCCCaatccttgtccccatccctgtccccctcagtccccagcccctcaggccttgtccccatccccgtccccccgccgcccctcaGGCTCCGCCCCCCAGCGCCCCCCGCTTCGGCGCCTCCGGCGGCGCGGCCCAATCCCGTTATCCCGCCGCGCCACCGCCTCGCTCCTACTAGTCGGATAGACTGAGCGACGTGCGGCAGAACCAATAGGCGGCGCGGTCGCGACCGGGGGCGGGATATCCTGCGTGCCGTGCGGTgcgggccgcccccgccgcctgCCCGGTGCTGCCGcggcctgggctgggcctgccCGCGCCCGGtgccccccgcgcccgccgcgccccccgGTGCCGCCATGCCACACAGCTTCAAACCCGGGGACCTCGTCTTCGCCAAGATGAAGGGCTACCCGCACTGGCCGGCCCGGGTGAGaccgcggggccgcgccgcgGGGGGACGGTGCGGGAGGGGGGCGGGGGTCCCGGACCGGGATAGGGGCGGGATCGGGAGGGGGGACTCGAGACAGGATGGGGACGCGTACCGACCCTTGTCCCCGGAGCGGAGGCCCCTGCCGGGATGGAGATGCCATAACGGTACCTGTACCGGGATTGGGATCCCGGACCGGGATGGGGCACGGTACCAGCGTGGGAACACGTACCGGGATGGAGATGCCATAACGGGACCCGTACCGCGACGGGGCGCCCGGTACCGGCACGGGGAGCTGGTACCGGGGTGGACATGCTGTAACGGTACCTGTACCGGGTGGGAAGTGGGTGCGGATGGGTGTCCCGTTCGGGATGGGGACCCAGGTCGGTGTCTGTCATGGATGTGAGCCGGTGGTGGCGTGAGGGACCTGTCCCAGCGCACAGACTGGGATGTGGGGTCACAGCC
The DNA window shown above is from Camarhynchus parvulus chromosome 28, STF_HiC, whole genome shotgun sequence and carries:
- the UBXN6 gene encoding UBX domain-containing protein 6 isoform X2, which translates into the protein MRKFFQEIKADLKFKTAGPGQKLSEPSRAPREKPKAEAAPKPRQAPTDEAQRAAAAALARLELKPKGGKAPSASQEAIRNQVRKELMAEAAASEKGLSMEEKEQEEEGAAAPSVSGVYFICPLTGTVVRKDQKEKQLREAIQAYFSVDPVAASIMEIHTFNKDREKVRVCVETMAKYLDNIYLHPEEEKYRKIKLQNKVFQERISCLEGTHKFFQAVGFETKTLPVPGQETTEEFYVLKEEVLSRLEDLREHKEQLLSSEPVRAQLHRQLAVFHPSPAAARFELPHDFFSLTAEELRREQRLRTEAVEKASMLRTRAMREKDEQREMRKYNYTLLRVRFPDGYILQGTFYARESVSALYNFVREALRDDWLPFELLGPGGLKLTDENLAFNECGLVKPCCCSLEQVRPQTGWYKSINSYIIVHHLYPRPRCTTL
- the UBXN6 gene encoding UBX domain-containing protein 6 isoform X1 → MRKFFQEIKADLKFKTAGPGQKLSEPSRAPREKPKAEAAPKPRQAPTDEAQRAAAAALARLELKPKGGKAPSASQEAIRNQVRKELMAEAAASEKGLSMEEKEQEEEGAAAPSVSGVYFICPLTGTVVRKDQKEKQLREAIQAYFSVDPVAASIMEIHTFNKDREKVRVCVETMAKYLDNIYLHPEEEKYRKIKLQNKVFQERISCLEGTHKFFQAVGFETKTLPVPGQETTEEFYVLKEEVLSRLEDLREHKEQLLSSEPVRAQLHRQLAVFHPSPAAARFELPHDFFSLTAEELRREQRLRTEAVEKASMLRTRAMREKDEQREMRKYNYTLLRVRFPDGYILQGTFYARESVSALYNFVREALRDDWLPFELLGPGGLKLTDENLAFNECGLVPSALLSLAWDAAVMADVEAAAEEQRSPLRPELLARAQPLS